The segment GAAAGGCTTCATTAAGGCCGAGGTCATTCCCTTCCAGGAACTCGATGCCTCGGGATCCATGGCCGTGGCCCGAAAGCAGGGGCTGTTACGGCTCGAGGGAAAGGGATACGGGGTTCAGGACGGCGATATTCTGACGGTGCGGTTCAGTAAATAAACCCTTCGCTGGACAGTTGAACCGGGGAGGTCTCAGTCAAAAGGTGTCGGTTCTCAGGACCGATGATTCCACCCGAGATGATCATCTTCACGGCATCATCGACTGAGATATTGAGGAGAACCACGTCCTTCTCTGGCACCAAGAGAAAGAATCCGGAGGTCGGGTTCGGAGAGGTGGGCAGGAAGACCGTAATCGCGGGATCGGACCGACCCGGGATATCCCATCGGTGACGGCTGGTAACAAAGCAGAGGCTGTGAATCCCCTTTCGGGGGTATTCGATCAGGGCCACCTTCTGGAAGGCGGAATCTTTCGCCGTCACGAGATCCATGATCTGACGGATCGATCCGTAAATCGAGCGGACCAGGGGAATGCGCCGAAAGACGTCCTCCGCTTTGTGAAAGATCCGCTGGCTAAAGAGGGTTCCGGTCATCCCCACGACACAGATCAGGCCGGCGGTGACGATCACGCTCACCAGGGTGGCCAGGGGATCGATCATCTCTGTGCCCACGACCTTGCGAAGAA is part of the Candidatus Methylomirabilota bacterium genome and harbors:
- a CDS encoding DUF502 domain-containing protein, which gives rise to MTPRDSQRHETLTSIRRYFVTGLIIVLPSVLTIYIVWILFGLVGGFLSPFLGVVLRKVVGTEMIDPLATLVSVIVTAGLICVVGMTGTLFSQRIFHKAEDVFRRIPLVRSIYGSIRQIMDLVTAKDSAFQKVALIEYPRKGIHSLCFVTSRHRWDIPGRSDPAITVFLPTSPNPTSGFFLLVPEKDVVLLNISVDDAVKMIISGGIIGPENRHLLTETSPVQLSSEGFIY